A section of the Candidatus Margulisiibacteriota bacterium genome encodes:
- a CDS encoding HEAT repeat domain-containing protein yields the protein MIEPVRSAAQNQKREMPQVRSCEPVDASRISRPFLEEAGDNGAHLRMAQLPAASVPASAKNAAEAREAEFLGWAKALEGGTEAEKTRAIWLLSNSQDKRAPGILLAFLERNMKDPHYAANSEEAILAYEKVAGKEQFLDFILRALECKNSTILHVVFEKLDKYKDMRAIPPLKLILQNCDQYFYIHADQTGWDWRKEENGLGYSPLEAAMALYKLGDISGMDFLIENIHFVSKKEGGPIATSEWIRRYSIQLLSEIKEKKALFAIVSAFDDKELVKGLGDFSAELFRGFVIECLGRTGDEDAVDTIINAYRQGNYRMRATAIGALGKIHSEKAGNFILEEFGTAQQLFSCKDSEYYGWDKGDTLPAAVATGNFRDKKGASVLMEAFNSYNEKELRGYLDIAEALAKIGAKECIDFLKERLTDENLTRRFAAAYALVKESGDMEAFKAVSSVFREMEEDLRVGFVAAVISIKNPPQEVISFLISIMNSDTSYAVSLSSAKRLLEIMNEDGQRAFDKNTKDAVNAYLLIEHKCWDKALALGDAGAEALIKYWYKEQLYGPGYRQNSFDFISLSKTDEEFQKLLADSGISKANSDIMMLIYKTRQGVPLGLTDAGLGSYARSWEFQDESALILGSSESAEALSVLNNTDPKNVLVLVQALVRPFVRQTGVPQGAHGRTYASCSAEDLIVAFRQVQLSKQSLAVKLLIQSGRIKMPSSVRAEFDWSNAPSIIIPLPDQIFWCNKDIPVLTEMLNSPYQLYREEAAKALKYIEQNGAEDEGLEKGVLPGKEKTQDLRKRLNDPNWQIRYRALEALRISGADAEAFIPELKAAFTSDNYYLSEQASAILTAMGNGALPAFVESIRTGADFYKTRAIASIVKIGGKEAIAVLKALSKERIVITEDLAAIIMNAVTQLESGAK from the coding sequence ATGATAGAACCAGTAAGGTCGGCAGCCCAAAATCAAAAGAGAGAGATGCCCCAGGTAAGAAGTTGCGAGCCGGTCGATGCTTCAAGGATAAGCAGGCCTTTTTTGGAAGAGGCCGGTGATAACGGAGCACATCTTAGGATGGCTCAGCTGCCGGCGGCATCAGTTCCTGCTTCAGCAAAAAACGCGGCAGAGGCCAGGGAAGCCGAATTTCTTGGATGGGCAAAGGCGCTGGAAGGGGGCACAGAGGCAGAAAAAACCAGGGCAATATGGCTGCTTTCTAACTCACAAGACAAAAGGGCCCCCGGTATCCTGCTGGCTTTTCTGGAGCGCAACATGAAGGACCCTCACTATGCCGCCAACTCCGAAGAAGCGATCCTGGCCTATGAAAAAGTTGCGGGCAAAGAACAGTTTTTGGATTTTATTCTTAGAGCGCTTGAGTGCAAAAATTCTACTATTCTGCATGTTGTCTTTGAAAAACTTGACAAATATAAAGATATGCGCGCTATACCACCGCTGAAATTGATACTTCAAAACTGCGATCAATATTTTTATATTCATGCCGATCAAACGGGTTGGGACTGGCGCAAAGAAGAGAACGGTTTGGGCTACTCTCCTTTAGAGGCTGCTATGGCCCTTTATAAGCTTGGAGACATCTCAGGAATGGATTTTCTTATAGAAAACATACACTTTGTTTCAAAGAAAGAAGGAGGCCCAATTGCGACGAGCGAGTGGATTCGAAGGTATTCGATCCAGTTGCTTTCCGAGATCAAAGAGAAGAAAGCTTTGTTTGCCATAGTATCAGCTTTTGACGACAAAGAGCTTGTTAAGGGCCTTGGTGATTTTAGCGCAGAATTATTTAGAGGATTTGTCATAGAGTGTTTGGGAAGGACAGGGGATGAGGATGCGGTCGATACAATAATCAATGCATACAGGCAGGGCAACTATAGGATGAGGGCGACCGCGATCGGAGCCCTTGGGAAAATCCATTCGGAAAAAGCCGGGAATTTTATACTGGAGGAATTTGGAACGGCGCAGCAGCTTTTTTCATGCAAAGACTCTGAGTATTACGGATGGGATAAGGGGGACACGCTTCCGGCGGCTGTTGCAACAGGCAATTTCAGGGACAAAAAAGGCGCTTCTGTACTGATGGAGGCGTTCAATTCTTACAATGAAAAAGAGCTGCGCGGATATCTGGATATCGCCGAAGCACTGGCTAAAATAGGTGCGAAGGAATGCATAGACTTTTTGAAAGAGAGACTGACAGATGAAAACCTCACAAGAAGGTTTGCAGCGGCATACGCCCTTGTAAAAGAAAGCGGCGATATGGAGGCTTTTAAGGCTGTCTCTTCGGTATTTAGAGAGATGGAAGAGGATCTCAGGGTTGGGTTTGTGGCCGCTGTTATAAGCATCAAAAACCCGCCGCAAGAGGTGATCTCTTTCCTGATCTCGATCATGAACAGCGACACATCTTATGCCGTCTCACTGTCGTCGGCTAAGCGTTTATTGGAGATAATGAATGAAGACGGGCAGAGAGCATTTGATAAAAATACAAAGGACGCTGTCAACGCCTATTTGCTGATCGAACATAAATGCTGGGATAAAGCGCTAGCGCTGGGGGATGCGGGCGCGGAGGCGTTGATCAAGTACTGGTATAAAGAACAACTTTACGGCCCAGGGTACAGACAGAACAGTTTTGACTTTATTAGCCTTTCTAAAACAGATGAGGAATTCCAAAAGCTTTTGGCAGATTCAGGAATAAGCAAAGCGAATTCGGACATAATGATGTTGATATATAAAACACGTCAGGGAGTTCCTTTGGGTTTAACTGATGCAGGGCTCGGATCTTATGCAAGATCATGGGAATTTCAGGATGAAAGCGCGCTGATCTTGGGGTCCTCGGAAAGTGCTGAGGCCCTTTCTGTTTTGAATAATACGGACCCAAAAAATGTTTTGGTTCTGGTGCAGGCGCTTGTGCGGCCGTTTGTCCGGCAAACAGGAGTGCCTCAAGGCGCACACGGCAGGACTTACGCTTCCTGTTCGGCCGAGGACCTTATAGTTGCATTTCGACAGGTGCAGTTGTCAAAACAATCTCTAGCGGTAAAACTTTTGATCCAAAGCGGCCGGATAAAAATGCCCAGTTCGGTACGCGCGGAATTTGACTGGAGCAATGCTCCGTCAATAATTATTCCCCTTCCGGATCAGATCTTCTGGTGCAATAAAGACATCCCTGTGTTAACGGAAATGCTGAACAGCCCTTACCAGTTATACAGGGAAGAGGCGGCCAAAGCGTTGAAATACATTGAGCAAAACGGAGCGGAAGATGAGGGGCTTGAAAAAGGAGTCCTGCCGGGAAAGGAAAAGACGCAGGACCTGAGAAAGAGACTTAATGATCCAAACTGGCAGATCCGGTACAGGGCGCTTGAGGCGCTGAGAATATCCGGGGCGGACGCAGAGGCATTTATTCCTGAACTGAAGGCTGCCTTTACATCCGATAATTATTACCTCAGTGAACAGGCAAGCGCGATTCTTACAGCTATGGGAAATGGTGCTTTGCCGGCCTTTGTTGAGAGCATTAGGACCGGGGCAGACTTTTATAAGACCAGAGCCATTGCCTCTATTGTAAAGATCGGAGGAAAAGAGGCCATAGCAGTTCTTAAAGCTTTGTCGAAAGAAAGAATAGTTATAACCGAAGATCTGGCTGCCATAATAATGAATGCGGTAACGCAGTTGGAGAGCGGCGCCAAATAG